The Salvia miltiorrhiza cultivar Shanhuang (shh) chromosome 2, IMPLAD_Smil_shh, whole genome shotgun sequence DNA window GACACCATTTTATTTCAAAGAAAACGGCGTAACCACGTAGTAGTCACGTCATTTATTAATTTGGGAGAATTTAAAATTGTGTTAAAATTGGACAAGTAATTGAATTGgtatattaaaatgtaaaattctaatttcacgtcaaatatgaattttcgacaaaatttatgtatttacgTGCAGTTTTCCCATATGATTATGagcataactttttttttttttgatgaaattacattataaataatacaaaccacacacacaccccacctagtggttattatGAGCATAACTTTGCATAAACTGAAACATGACAATGGAAAAGCACACAAGCACACGCTCCCTTCCATCCCCAAATAAATGTTTACAATGGTAAAAACACACATACTAAGAAAAATTGGATAATTTTACTCtcttttttaattgtttgcacgaaaaataaataaattttattgatGACAAagattaaatgaaaattttaacaccattataatttataagttacTATATCATTCGTCCATATATCCAAAATCACCACTAAAAATAATATCTCAAAAAATAGGCCAAAAATCCGAGCTTAGCCGAACAAAAATCAATTTGTTGATAATTGGATCTAGGGTATCCTATAGCCGGAAATAAAATATCTCCACATCATACAATAAATTAAACCAAAAAAACTATTGAGATGATTAACATTAATGAAGCCTTGTAaattaaaagaacaaaaaatatttcaacATCGTACAGTAGCTCACACAATACGTCGTACGTATGCATTCACACAGAAAGAACTAAAAGAGTGTGTGGTGACGACGTGGCCGGACCGGCCGGCGAGAGGCTGAGCTAAAATGACACCATCAAAAAATATTCAAGCTTAGACTAgtcaaaactatttatttatttcaataatCATAAGTCACACTTTATTGGAATAACTCAATCGTTACGGCCATAAGAGTAACTAACTAATTTAATGTATACTGCTATATATGTTACGAAACGGTTTTAACTAATTATAGGCccgttttaattaaattaaaaagcaACTGAGCTTTCGTTTTGATGATTTCCAAGCTAATAGGATCCGAGTTTATTCCACCTGTCGTAacttaattagtaaattttttttggccTGCCTGTTTGAGCAGTTATCTAGGTTTTAACTTTAGCTGTAACTTTGCATTTGTTGGAACTATGACTGATGTTTCATCAAGCTCGGAACGTAGGAGATAAAGACAGTCAGATTTTTTGAGTTAACTGAAAAGTGTTTAAAGGAAGAATATAAAACGCCTGCATTAACaaatctatttttctttttcacggaacaaatgtatattaattaaaactttATTTTGCTAAAATTACTTTTTTTGTAAACAATGTGTGTGTTAGTAAATGAGGGTAAAATAGAACAAATTAATACATATAAAtcgtaattttttatttttttgtgtgaGGATTGAGGTATTTAATTTCCCATAAAAGATAGGCATTCGATCTACATGCACactccatttttattttattttttgataaattacactaATAAAGATGAATAAGGAGAGGTAAATGAAAACTAGCTAGTTGAAGTGGCTGGGAGTTCTTGACTTCAACTTCaaatattactataattttGTCCAAACATAACATATATAGTCTATTAGGAGAGTTGCACAAGTGCAAGGGAAGATTCTTTTACgagtttaaaaaatttattaaacgagttttattttataaatgtgTAAGTAATAAGATTCTTTTCTGAGTAACTTAATTTAAGTCTGCTCCCAGATGTACGTCCCAACCAAAACAAAATCTGATAGTTGGTGACCAGCATTCGAGAGCTGTGGTATGTTTGACTGTAGTGCATTGATTAATTCAACGAAATTAACGTGTGAAAATTTCCCAGAAATCTAACAAATTAATTCGCCCATTaagttcttaattaattataatttacttATACAAATGGAATAAATGAGTGAATAAAGAGGATAAACAtgaaagaaataattaaaaaaaaatatatgcattTGCATCAACTTCCCGGAAATGTGAATCATGCATGATGCAGCTAGGAATGTTTAAAGAATTCAAGTCCAGATCTGTCAGTCTGAATTGCAGAATTTATATATAGAGATTGGGTATACTGCAAATCCCCTTaatttaatgtataaaatatgaaatattgtAACATGGTGAATTCGTTGTGAAAATTTATGAACTCATAACTTGTTGAATCTGAACACCAAATCACCGTTAACGTTGATCTTTCACAATCTAAAGATTgaaaaacaattttattttaccaATTAAAATATCTTACTTATACTAAACcctataaatatatactatatcTAGGAAATGGTTCACATGGATCTAGCTAAGCTAGTATGAAtcgtataaaatatgaaccattCAGGCATCAAATCGTGAAAAATTTATAGTGGATTCATTACTTTACTTCATGAATTCATTGGCAAAAATTCCATTttttgaattcatcaaactCAAAATGTTTCATAGCAAATtcataatatgtatatatttatactatacTCCATAACTGATTTCCGATATTATTTCGTATATATATAAGCAAGTGAAGGCATAATTTAGAAATAATTCAAGATTGAAACAGAGGATGATCTGTGCACTGGAATAAATGGATTGCTGTTAATTAATACCACAATGAGCACTAACTTTTTAACAATCATTGATGTCTTAACCTCCAACCAATATGGTCTCAATATAGAATTCCAAACTCAAGCttaatattaaatcataaaaaattTGTGATTAGCCACTGGCTGAGCTGATCAGGGTGGTTTCTTGTACTACACTAAGGCTGTTAGACATGATTGATCACCATGATTAGGaccttaattattattaaattgcaaGTATTCGGGACCCATAATTAGATCATAACCCTCCACTAATCCCCTTTATATTAATCCGATCACTCTGTCTCTACCATCACCTCTTTCCCCAATTCATTCCCTTTTTAGTAGATTCATACACTCCCTTTAAATCTTACAATAAACACTCATAgctacaaaaaataaaatcatatttgtGAATTTAATCCACGTCTAAATTAGCCATGGCAATGGTGATGGACCTCGGTTTTCTTAGTTATGATGATTATAGTGCCATGGACGCGGTCACGACCACGACCACGACCACCACCAGCACCACCACGACCACGACCTCGTCCACCGACGAGGGGTGCAATTGGAACGACTGGTCGCCGGTGGTGGACTGGGAGGCGCTCTCCGGCGACCAGGAAGACTTCCAAAACCTCATTGATTCAATGATTGATGAGAATAATGTGGTGTTGCAACAATCCATTAGGCCAAGTTACGTTCATGAAGAGTACAACAATCAATCCCCAGAGTATAACATGGCGACGGACGAGGACTCGAAGGGGCTGCGGCTCATCCATCTTCTCAtggaggcggcggaggcgatGGCCGGTGCCAACAAGTGCCGCGAATTGGCCAGGGTGATATTGGTTCGGCTCAAGGAGTTGGTGTCGCCAACCGACGGCACCAACATGGAGAGGCTTGCCGCCTACTTCACCGACGCTCTGCAGGCCTTGCTCGACACCGCCGCCGGAGGCGCCAAGCACGCCCTGGGCGGCGGCGAGCACCACCGGTCCGACGTGCTCGCGGCGTTCCAGTTGCTGCAGGACATGTCCCCTTACGTGAAATTCGGGCATTTCACGGCGAATCAAGCCATATTGGAGGCCGTGGCTCATGACCGGAGGGTCCACATAGTGGACTATGACATCATGGAGGGGATCCAGTGGGCCTCACTAATGCAGGCCCTCGTCTCTAGGAAAGACGGGCCCCCGGCCCCACACCTCAGGATCACCGCGGTCTCGAGGAGCGGGGCCGGGCGCCGCTCCTTCGGCACCATCCAGGAGACCGGGCGGCGCCTTACCGCCTTCGCGGCTTCCATAGGCCAGCCCTTCTCATTCCACCAGTGCAGGCTGGATGTGGATGAGACGTTCAGGCCGTCCTCTCTGAAATTAGTCAGAGGGGAGGCCCTTATAATCAATTGTATGTTGCACCTGCCGCATT harbors:
- the LOC131011989 gene encoding protein NODULATION SIGNALING PATHWAY 2-like, translated to MAMVMDLGFLSYDDYSAMDAVTTTTTTTTSTTTTTTSSTDEGCNWNDWSPVVDWEALSGDQEDFQNLIDSMIDENNVVLQQSIRPSYVHEEYNNQSPEYNMATDEDSKGLRLIHLLMEAAEAMAGANKCRELARVILVRLKELVSPTDGTNMERLAAYFTDALQALLDTAAGGAKHALGGGEHHRSDVLAAFQLLQDMSPYVKFGHFTANQAILEAVAHDRRVHIVDYDIMEGIQWASLMQALVSRKDGPPAPHLRITAVSRSGAGRRSFGTIQETGRRLTAFAASIGQPFSFHQCRLDVDETFRPSSLKLVRGEALIINCMLHLPHFNYRAPDSITSFLSGAKTLNPRLITLVEEEMAPTSDGGFVGRFMDSLHHFSTVYDSLEAGFPMQSRARALVERVFLGPRIMGSLARIYRARDEEGGYSWGQWLGAVGFRPVSISFANHCQAKLLLGLYNDGYRVEELTTNKLVLGWKSRRLLSASIWTSQDSDL